In Mobula hypostoma chromosome 12, sMobHyp1.1, whole genome shotgun sequence, one DNA window encodes the following:
- the LOC134355099 gene encoding bone morphogenetic protein 2-like isoform X2 — MLPASLLLIAVLFAWVLVDGGANSNMAGGRKLAETVARPDALHPLPDPEAAQALRRTLLSRFGLERPPELSGQAIVPQHMWDLYHFHTGNYAAVKDSSFNALEHRTSGTNTFRCFHHLDQEEGPRLEGVNLHQMIFNLTAIPVGERIISAELRLYSEYDGWADAGHQRVGGYHLWQVLPGQATHRLLERRQSPAKWSQWEVFEVGQVVEESRRMGKGLVGFLVKVGEDGGDTGPLRVSRSLKGVEGSWPLRRPLLVTYGLDGKGLPLHSKPEQSRHRRKPRRGRGRSRSQCRRKPLYVDFRRVGWSEWIIAPRGYNAFYCQGDCRFPLADHMNSSSHAIVQTLVHAVNGKVPRACCIPTELSPIAILYLDEEDRVVLRNYQEMVVEGCGCH; from the exons ATGCTCCCTGCTAGTCTGCTTCTAATAGCCGTGCTGTTTGCCTGGGTGCTGGTGGACGGAGGGGCCAACTCGAACATGGCGGGAGGTAGGAAACTGGCGGAGACTGTTGCCAGGCCGGACGCCCTCCATCCCCTTCCCGACCCGGAAGCTGCCCAAGCATTGCGCAGGACCCTGCTGAGCAGGTTCGGACTGGAGAGACCCCCAGAGCTCAGTGGCCAGGCCATCGTCCCTCAGCACATGTGGGACCTCTACCACTTCCACACCGGGAACTACGCTGCAGTCAAGGACTCCAGCTTCAACGCCCTGGAGCACCGCACCTCAGGGACCAACACCTTCCGCTGCTTCCATCACCTGG ACCAGGAGGAGGGACCACGGTTGGAGGGAGTGAACCTGCATCAGATGATCTTCAACCTGACGGCCATTCCAGTGGGCGAGCGGATCATCTCAGCCGAGCTGCGTCTTTACAGCGAGTATGATGGCTGGGCAGACGCTGGGCATCAGAGGGTCGGTGGATACCACCTCTGGCAGGTTCTGCCTGGGCAAGCGACTCACCGACTACTGGAGAGGCGGCAGTCCCCTGCCAAGTGGTCCCAGTGGGAGGTCTTTGAGGTGGGCCAGGTGGTGGAAGAGTccaggaggatgggcaaggggcttGTGGGCTTCCTGGTGAAGGTGGGAGAGGACGGAGGTGACACTGGGCCACTGAGGGTCAGCAGGTCGCTGAAGGGCGTGGAGGGGAGCTGGCCCCTGAGAAGGCCACTCCTGGTTACCTACGGTCTGGATGGGAAGGGACTACCTCTGCACTCCAAGCCGGAGCAGTCCAGACACAGGAGGAAGCCCAGGAGAGGCCGGGGCCGGAGCCGGAGCCAATGCCGGCGGAAGCCGCTGTACGTGGACTTCAGGAGAGTGGGCTGGAGTGAGTGGATCATTGCTCCCCGGGGCTACAATGCCTTCTACTGCCAAGGGGACTGCCGCTTTCCACTGGCCGACCACATGAACTCCTCCAGTCATGCCATTGTTCAGACCCTTGTCCATGCCGTCAACGGCAAGGTGCCCAGAGCTTGCTGCATACCCACTGAACTCAGCCCCATTGCCATACTGTACCTGGATGAGGAGGACAGGGTCGTCCTCAGAAACTACcaggagatggtggtggagggctGCGGATGTCACTGA
- the LOC134355099 gene encoding bone morphogenetic protein 2-like isoform X1 encodes MLPASLLLIAVLFAWVLVDGGANSNMAGGRKLAETVARPDALHPLPDPEAAQALRRTLLSRFGLERPPELSGQAIVPQHMWDLYHFHTGNYAAVKDSSFNALEHRTSGTNTFRCFHHLEDQEEGPRLEGVNLHQMIFNLTAIPVGERIISAELRLYSEYDGWADAGHQRVGGYHLWQVLPGQATHRLLERRQSPAKWSQWEVFEVGQVVEESRRMGKGLVGFLVKVGEDGGDTGPLRVSRSLKGVEGSWPLRRPLLVTYGLDGKGLPLHSKPEQSRHRRKPRRGRGRSRSQCRRKPLYVDFRRVGWSEWIIAPRGYNAFYCQGDCRFPLADHMNSSSHAIVQTLVHAVNGKVPRACCIPTELSPIAILYLDEEDRVVLRNYQEMVVEGCGCH; translated from the exons ATGCTCCCTGCTAGTCTGCTTCTAATAGCCGTGCTGTTTGCCTGGGTGCTGGTGGACGGAGGGGCCAACTCGAACATGGCGGGAGGTAGGAAACTGGCGGAGACTGTTGCCAGGCCGGACGCCCTCCATCCCCTTCCCGACCCGGAAGCTGCCCAAGCATTGCGCAGGACCCTGCTGAGCAGGTTCGGACTGGAGAGACCCCCAGAGCTCAGTGGCCAGGCCATCGTCCCTCAGCACATGTGGGACCTCTACCACTTCCACACCGGGAACTACGCTGCAGTCAAGGACTCCAGCTTCAACGCCCTGGAGCACCGCACCTCAGGGACCAACACCTTCCGCTGCTTCCATCACCTGG AAGACCAGGAGGAGGGACCACGGTTGGAGGGAGTGAACCTGCATCAGATGATCTTCAACCTGACGGCCATTCCAGTGGGCGAGCGGATCATCTCAGCCGAGCTGCGTCTTTACAGCGAGTATGATGGCTGGGCAGACGCTGGGCATCAGAGGGTCGGTGGATACCACCTCTGGCAGGTTCTGCCTGGGCAAGCGACTCACCGACTACTGGAGAGGCGGCAGTCCCCTGCCAAGTGGTCCCAGTGGGAGGTCTTTGAGGTGGGCCAGGTGGTGGAAGAGTccaggaggatgggcaaggggcttGTGGGCTTCCTGGTGAAGGTGGGAGAGGACGGAGGTGACACTGGGCCACTGAGGGTCAGCAGGTCGCTGAAGGGCGTGGAGGGGAGCTGGCCCCTGAGAAGGCCACTCCTGGTTACCTACGGTCTGGATGGGAAGGGACTACCTCTGCACTCCAAGCCGGAGCAGTCCAGACACAGGAGGAAGCCCAGGAGAGGCCGGGGCCGGAGCCGGAGCCAATGCCGGCGGAAGCCGCTGTACGTGGACTTCAGGAGAGTGGGCTGGAGTGAGTGGATCATTGCTCCCCGGGGCTACAATGCCTTCTACTGCCAAGGGGACTGCCGCTTTCCACTGGCCGACCACATGAACTCCTCCAGTCATGCCATTGTTCAGACCCTTGTCCATGCCGTCAACGGCAAGGTGCCCAGAGCTTGCTGCATACCCACTGAACTCAGCCCCATTGCCATACTGTACCTGGATGAGGAGGACAGGGTCGTCCTCAGAAACTACcaggagatggtggtggagggctGCGGATGTCACTGA